A portion of the Halobacterium zhouii genome contains these proteins:
- a CDS encoding ABC transporter permease — MRRYIAKRVAHAVFIMWLVATTVFFGLRLIPGGPVRTMLGQEATPQAVSALRKKLGLAQPLYVQYVDWMMGLFTGDFGTSITSQQSVGELVSAAYPRTLSIAVVAIVIGLTVAIATGILSATRKHEPVDHAATTAAFLGISMPAFFTGIVLAIVFGVHLDWLPIVGYTPLREGVVPWFKSIILPAIAVGLPYAAAVMRMMRSSLLEVLNEPYMKTARAKGVGSRVRLYKHALQNALIPVVTVAGIQLALILIGSVTVEIVFGIKGLGRLLVNSMLDRNYPVVQVTIFLVAAVMVFTNLVVDLTYTVIDPRIRVGETNE; from the coding sequence ATGCGGCGATACATCGCAAAGCGCGTCGCTCACGCCGTGTTCATCATGTGGCTGGTGGCGACGACGGTGTTCTTCGGGCTCCGGCTCATCCCGGGCGGTCCCGTGCGAACGATGCTCGGACAGGAGGCTACGCCGCAAGCGGTCTCCGCGCTCCGCAAGAAACTCGGCCTGGCTCAGCCGCTGTACGTCCAGTACGTCGACTGGATGATGGGGTTGTTCACGGGCGACTTCGGGACGTCCATCACGAGCCAGCAGTCCGTCGGAGAACTCGTCAGCGCGGCGTACCCGCGCACGCTCTCCATCGCGGTGGTCGCCATCGTCATCGGACTCACGGTGGCCATCGCCACGGGCATCCTGAGCGCGACGAGGAAACACGAACCCGTGGACCACGCCGCCACCACGGCGGCGTTCCTGGGCATCTCGATGCCGGCGTTCTTCACGGGCATCGTGCTCGCGATCGTGTTCGGCGTCCACCTCGACTGGCTCCCGATCGTGGGGTACACGCCCCTGAGGGAGGGAGTGGTGCCGTGGTTCAAGAGCATCATCCTCCCCGCGATAGCGGTCGGATTACCGTACGCCGCGGCGGTGATGCGGATGATGCGGTCGAGCCTCCTCGAGGTGTTGAACGAGCCGTACATGAAGACGGCGCGCGCGAAGGGCGTCGGAAGCCGAGTGCGCCTGTACAAGCACGCGCTTCAGAACGCGCTCATCCCCGTCGTGACGGTGGCGGGCATCCAGCTCGCGCTCATCCTCATCGGGAGCGTCACCGTCGAGATCGTGTTCGGCATCAAGGGCCTGGGTCGCCTCCTCGTGAACTCCATGCTCGACCGGAACTACCCGGTGGTGCAGGTCACCATCTTCCTGGTCGCGGCGGTGATGGTGTTCACGAACCTCGTCGTCGACCTGACGTACACCGTCATCGACCCGCGCATCCGCGTGGGAGAGACCAATGAGTGA
- a CDS encoding ABC transporter substrate-binding protein has protein sequence MVDTDNLTDEELSGPTIGRRATISLLGSAGLGSIAGCLGGGGDEPSTDDTSQGGSVKRGGRLKAGWYTGSIDVLDPPYISVGQYFQVAANVFSGLVTLEKDLTIRGDLAKDWTVKNNGKTITFDLREGVKFHNGTEFTSADVEYTLRRTIKQDTPAASKLSSLQPIDDGGVETPDDYTVTLNFTHAMAPALVYLTRGPGRAATIVCKEAIEKMGADQYGITPVGTGPFEVASHSIGSKLKLDAFDDYFGTDENGKSLPYLDGIDIKPIPEAATLVSALQSGDIDFANLVPLQNVSQVDSASGVNALRAPGINWYGFAMNQRREPFGDVKVRKGIAKVIDNQAYIDTAFFGNATVARGPINKGTNWVYREDKPDTQAYDRKEGKRLLEEAGASSASFSILTTSSSLRSAKALRQQLNAAGLDVTIEQVTSSTYWNRYQKGNYDATISGSVGDPDPDQSLYNFYRLPSKDGVWNWVDYQDQDVHNWLEEQRRELDREKRAETLQRIEDRLIEEVPHAYLMHQDDIAGKNDSVKGFTHIPFLRNFHQVWLDE, from the coding sequence ATGGTAGATACTGACAACCTAACTGACGAAGAACTCAGCGGCCCCACCATCGGACGACGGGCCACCATCTCCCTGCTCGGCTCGGCCGGTCTCGGATCTATTGCCGGCTGCCTCGGTGGCGGTGGCGACGAACCCTCGACCGACGACACCAGCCAGGGCGGCAGCGTGAAGCGCGGCGGCCGCCTCAAGGCAGGGTGGTACACCGGGAGTATCGACGTCCTCGACCCGCCGTACATCAGCGTCGGCCAGTACTTTCAGGTGGCCGCGAACGTGTTCAGCGGGCTCGTCACCCTCGAGAAGGACCTCACGATCCGGGGCGACCTCGCGAAGGACTGGACCGTCAAGAACAACGGGAAGACCATCACCTTCGACCTCCGCGAGGGCGTGAAGTTCCACAACGGCACGGAGTTCACGTCCGCGGACGTGGAGTACACGCTCAGGCGCACCATCAAGCAGGATACGCCCGCCGCGAGCAAGCTCTCGTCGCTCCAGCCTATCGACGACGGCGGCGTCGAGACGCCCGACGACTACACGGTCACGCTGAACTTCACGCACGCGATGGCGCCCGCACTCGTCTACCTCACGCGCGGACCCGGCCGGGCTGCCACCATCGTCTGCAAGGAAGCCATCGAGAAGATGGGTGCCGACCAGTACGGCATCACGCCCGTCGGAACGGGACCGTTCGAGGTCGCCAGCCACTCCATCGGGAGCAAACTGAAACTCGACGCCTTCGACGACTACTTCGGCACCGACGAGAACGGCAAGAGCCTCCCGTACCTCGACGGCATCGACATCAAACCCATTCCGGAGGCGGCGACGCTGGTGAGCGCGCTCCAGTCCGGCGACATCGACTTCGCGAACCTCGTGCCGCTCCAGAACGTCAGTCAGGTCGACTCCGCGAGCGGCGTGAACGCGCTGCGCGCGCCCGGTATCAACTGGTACGGATTCGCGATGAACCAGCGCCGCGAGCCGTTCGGCGACGTGAAGGTCCGGAAGGGAATCGCGAAGGTCATCGACAATCAGGCGTACATCGACACCGCGTTCTTCGGGAACGCGACGGTCGCGCGCGGCCCCATCAACAAGGGGACCAACTGGGTGTACCGCGAGGACAAGCCGGACACGCAGGCCTACGACCGCAAAGAGGGCAAGCGCCTCCTCGAAGAAGCCGGCGCATCGAGCGCGAGTTTCAGCATCCTCACTACCTCGAGCAGTCTCCGGAGCGCGAAGGCGCTGCGTCAGCAGCTCAACGCCGCCGGGCTCGACGTGACCATCGAGCAGGTGACCTCCTCGACGTACTGGAACCGCTACCAGAAGGGCAACTACGACGCCACCATCTCCGGGAGCGTCGGCGACCCCGACCCGGACCAGTCGCTGTACAACTTCTACCGGCTTCCGAGCAAGGACGGCGTGTGGAACTGGGTGGACTACCAGGACCAGGACGTTCACAACTGGCTCGAAGAGCAGCGCCGCGAACTCGACCGCGAGAAGCGCGCAGAGACGCTCCAGCGCATCGAGGACCGCCTCATCGAGGAGGTCCCGCACGCGTACCTAATGCACCAGGACGACATCGCCGGAAAGAACGACTCCGTGAAGGGGTTCACGCACATCCCCTTCCTGCGGAACTTCCACCAGGTCTGGTTGGACGAATAG
- a CDS encoding helix-turn-helix domain-containing protein produces the protein MREVTLRVRHHGEPESDVSASHPEVTLRSVSSLSGSAAERKRIVEIRGSTGRVEAFLDEFASADPVNDVECFSPLENDRVFFGVTYDSYQWDSIAQRLADHGVHYRVGTTIQNGWEHWTLYLDETDDLATIVASLEDAGNDTELVRDISLDELTTEKHLARSRMLDDLTNRQREVLATATNVGYYDEGSDVNVEDIADEVGLAQTTTWEHLTRAEEKVMAEVGDYLASRGR, from the coding sequence ATGCGGGAAGTGACACTCCGGGTCAGGCACCACGGCGAACCGGAGAGCGACGTGAGCGCGTCCCACCCCGAAGTCACGCTCCGGAGCGTCTCCTCGCTGAGTGGGAGCGCCGCCGAACGCAAGCGAATCGTAGAAATCCGGGGGTCCACGGGCCGGGTCGAGGCATTCCTCGACGAGTTCGCGAGCGCGGACCCCGTGAACGACGTGGAGTGCTTTTCCCCCCTCGAGAACGACCGCGTGTTCTTCGGCGTCACGTACGACAGCTACCAGTGGGACAGCATCGCCCAGCGACTCGCGGACCACGGCGTCCACTACCGCGTCGGCACGACGATCCAGAACGGCTGGGAACACTGGACGTTGTACCTCGACGAGACAGACGACCTGGCGACCATCGTCGCCTCCCTCGAGGACGCCGGGAACGACACCGAACTCGTCCGGGACATCTCCCTAGACGAACTGACCACGGAGAAACACCTCGCCCGGTCGCGCATGCTCGACGACCTCACGAACCGCCAGCGGGAGGTCCTCGCCACCGCCACGAACGTCGGATACTACGACGAGGGGTCGGACGTGAACGTGGAGGACATTGCCGACGAGGTTGGACTTGCCCAGACGACGACGTGGGAACACCTCACGCGTGCAGAGGAGAAAGTGATGGCGGAGGTCGGCGACTACCTCGCCTCACGCGGCCGGTGA
- a CDS encoding OFA family MFS transporter translates to MSEGGDVDHAARAKDALGFSRWWLVLAAAGMMAVVGPYQYVWSSLRDPVARQLGIQSAALSTVFTLFVVVQAGSQFPVGWWRDRHGPRSISVIAAFLAGGGYVGLSLAQSVWQIYLAYSLGALGVGIVYTIAVNTALKWFPDRRGLTAGVGTMAFAGGSAALVPYVRANTGPGLPDSAYVDVLQHVGALIFVVVLVGALVLRDPPQDWLHDGDSVDHVGTQFTWKEMLRTWPFWLMYAMFVAVSGAGLMLTGKVVSYADHAGLAAGIATAAATLLPLAGGIGRLVLGAASDHVDRTNAMGGTFLVLGIALFGVVYFGVRGAGAAFVAAVVAATFFWSPQYTLFPSVVGDYYGEKHSSANYALLYSGKMWGGVFGGTVTGALVVSLGWNQTFLVGGALAVLSGAAAFLLEEPTPPSVENP, encoded by the coding sequence ATGAGTGAGGGTGGTGACGTCGACCACGCCGCCCGCGCGAAGGACGCACTCGGGTTCTCTCGGTGGTGGCTCGTGCTCGCGGCCGCCGGCATGATGGCGGTCGTCGGCCCCTACCAGTACGTCTGGAGCAGTCTCCGCGACCCCGTCGCGCGCCAGCTCGGCATCCAGAGCGCCGCGCTCTCTACGGTGTTCACGCTGTTCGTCGTCGTGCAGGCGGGGAGTCAGTTCCCGGTCGGGTGGTGGCGGGACCGCCACGGTCCACGCTCTATCAGCGTCATCGCGGCGTTCCTCGCGGGCGGCGGCTACGTCGGCCTGTCGCTCGCGCAGTCGGTCTGGCAGATCTACCTGGCGTACTCGCTTGGCGCGCTCGGCGTCGGCATCGTCTACACGATCGCGGTCAACACCGCACTCAAGTGGTTCCCGGACCGCCGCGGTCTCACCGCCGGCGTCGGCACGATGGCGTTCGCCGGCGGGAGCGCCGCGCTCGTGCCGTACGTCCGCGCGAACACCGGACCTGGACTGCCCGACTCCGCGTACGTTGACGTCCTCCAGCACGTCGGCGCGCTCATCTTCGTGGTCGTCCTCGTCGGCGCACTCGTCCTCCGCGACCCCCCGCAGGACTGGCTACACGACGGGGACAGCGTGGACCACGTGGGCACCCAGTTCACGTGGAAGGAGATGCTTCGAACGTGGCCGTTCTGGCTGATGTACGCGATGTTCGTCGCGGTCTCCGGCGCCGGCCTGATGCTCACCGGGAAGGTCGTCTCGTACGCCGACCACGCCGGACTCGCCGCCGGCATCGCCACCGCGGCGGCCACGCTTCTCCCGCTCGCGGGCGGTATTGGCCGCCTCGTGCTCGGCGCCGCGAGCGACCACGTCGACCGCACGAACGCGATGGGCGGCACGTTCCTCGTGCTCGGCATCGCGCTGTTCGGGGTCGTCTACTTCGGCGTCCGTGGCGCGGGCGCGGCGTTCGTGGCCGCGGTCGTCGCCGCGACGTTCTTCTGGAGCCCCCAGTACACGCTGTTCCCGAGCGTCGTCGGCGACTACTACGGCGAGAAACACTCCAGTGCGAACTACGCGTTGCTGTACTCCGGAAAGATGTGGGGTGGCGTCTTCGGCGGCACCGTCACGGGCGCGCTGGTCGTCAGCCTCGGCTGGAACCAGACGTTCCTCGTCGGCGGCGCGCTCGCCGTCCTCTCCGGCGCCGCCGCGTTCCTCCTCGAGGAGCCGACGCCGCCGTCAGTCGAAAATCCGTGA
- a CDS encoding DUF1028 domain-containing protein — MTFSLCVRAETPDGPAFGVAVSTDAPAVGALAPYVSHRGAVSTQSFVNVRLGRRGIELLDDLAVTDALDGVLSRDENAELRQLHGVDDRGDAYAFTGDGCESWCGHVVREDEGVTAAGNMLANGDTLEVAVDKFLGSAAAASNDPVPDADLVPRLVDALAAGRDAGGDKRGHTSAAVTVKAPETTVYHDLRVDEHDAPIEELRRVYEAAEAASGEFTEEKKSRIFD; from the coding sequence ATGACGTTCTCACTGTGCGTTCGCGCGGAGACACCCGACGGCCCGGCGTTCGGCGTCGCCGTCAGCACCGACGCGCCGGCGGTCGGTGCGCTCGCGCCGTACGTCAGCCACCGCGGCGCGGTCAGCACGCAGAGTTTCGTGAACGTGCGCCTCGGTCGGCGCGGAATCGAGTTGCTCGACGACCTCGCGGTCACGGACGCCCTCGACGGCGTGCTCTCCCGGGACGAGAACGCCGAACTCCGGCAACTCCACGGCGTCGACGACCGCGGGGACGCGTACGCGTTCACCGGCGACGGCTGCGAATCGTGGTGTGGCCACGTCGTCCGCGAGGACGAGGGCGTGACCGCGGCGGGGAACATGCTGGCGAACGGCGACACGCTCGAGGTCGCCGTCGACAAGTTCCTCGGTTCGGCGGCGGCCGCGTCGAACGACCCCGTTCCGGACGCAGACCTCGTGCCCCGACTCGTGGACGCGCTCGCCGCCGGCCGGGACGCGGGTGGAGACAAACGAGGGCACACGTCGGCGGCGGTCACCGTCAAGGCCCCGGAAACGACCGTTTACCACGACCTCCGCGTGGACGAACACGACGCCCCCATCGAGGAACTGCGGCGGGTGTACGAGGCCGCGGAGGCGGCCAGCGGCGAGTTCACCGAGGAGAAGAAGTCACGGATTTTCGACTGA
- a CDS encoding gamma-glutamyltransferase family protein, producing the protein MQAPDLDRFSSRRSTVYGQRGVVATSQPLAAQAGISVLEDGGNAFDAAVATAAALNVVEPTSTGLGGDVFACYRTADGDVGAMRSCGPAPADATIENVREAVADDQDVAPENAEMPDTGPHTVTVPGTARGWEATVERLGTQDLGELLQPAIRYATDGYPVTEGIASAWDHGEELFEDDNARDAYLFDGASPDVGQEVTLPKLGRTLQRIADEGADVVYEGDVADAIASEVQSHGGFLTTEDLADFEPEFLDPVSTTYNGAEVYELPPNNQGLVALEALNVAAELGAGEHPLGSPDSTHYFAEAMKLAFHDGHHYITDPEFEDHPPLASKEWAAERAGAVGDTCNDGVSFGVPGANAEDADTVLLCVADDEGNVVSFINSRFAGFGSGLVAGDTGIALQNRGSSFSLDPDHPNSLEPGKRPFHTLIPAVAKLGEDDWAAFGVMGGYMQPQGHVQVVSNLVDHDLPLQAALDQARWRYREDGSLAVESSFDSHTAAKLARRDHDVALLPSDLFGGAQIARNQQGTLSAATEPRKDGNAQGY; encoded by the coding sequence ATGCAGGCACCGGACCTCGACCGGTTCTCGTCGCGCCGCTCTACCGTCTACGGGCAGCGCGGCGTCGTCGCGACCAGCCAACCACTCGCCGCGCAGGCCGGCATCTCCGTGCTCGAAGACGGCGGCAACGCCTTCGACGCCGCCGTCGCGACGGCTGCGGCGCTGAACGTCGTCGAACCCACGTCCACCGGGCTCGGCGGCGACGTGTTCGCGTGCTACCGGACCGCCGACGGCGACGTCGGCGCGATGCGGTCGTGTGGTCCCGCTCCCGCCGACGCCACCATCGAGAACGTCCGCGAGGCCGTCGCCGACGACCAGGACGTCGCCCCCGAGAACGCCGAGATGCCGGATACCGGCCCCCACACTGTCACCGTCCCAGGCACCGCGCGCGGCTGGGAGGCGACCGTCGAGCGACTCGGCACCCAGGACCTCGGCGAACTCCTCCAGCCCGCCATCCGGTACGCGACCGACGGCTACCCGGTGACGGAGGGAATCGCGTCGGCGTGGGACCACGGCGAGGAACTGTTCGAGGACGACAACGCCCGCGACGCCTACCTCTTCGACGGTGCGTCGCCCGACGTCGGCCAGGAAGTGACGCTCCCGAAGCTCGGGCGCACGCTCCAGCGGATCGCCGACGAGGGGGCGGACGTCGTCTACGAGGGTGATGTCGCCGACGCCATCGCCTCGGAGGTCCAGTCCCACGGTGGTTTCCTCACCACCGAGGACCTCGCCGACTTCGAACCGGAGTTCCTCGACCCCGTCTCCACGACGTACAACGGCGCCGAGGTGTACGAACTCCCGCCGAACAACCAGGGGCTGGTGGCCCTCGAGGCGCTCAACGTCGCCGCGGAACTCGGCGCCGGTGAACACCCGCTGGGCTCGCCCGACAGCACTCACTACTTTGCGGAGGCGATGAAACTCGCGTTCCACGACGGCCACCATTACATCACCGACCCCGAATTCGAGGACCACCCGCCGCTGGCCTCGAAGGAGTGGGCCGCCGAACGCGCCGGTGCAGTGGGTGACACCTGCAACGACGGCGTCTCGTTCGGCGTGCCGGGCGCGAACGCCGAGGACGCCGACACCGTCCTGCTCTGCGTGGCCGACGACGAGGGCAACGTCGTCTCCTTCATCAACTCCCGGTTCGCGGGCTTCGGCTCCGGGCTGGTCGCCGGCGACACCGGCATCGCGCTCCAGAACCGCGGGTCGTCGTTCTCGCTCGACCCGGACCACCCGAACTCTCTGGAACCTGGAAAGCGCCCGTTCCACACACTGATTCCCGCCGTCGCGAAACTCGGCGAGGACGACTGGGCGGCGTTCGGCGTGATGGGCGGCTACATGCAGCCACAGGGTCACGTTCAGGTGGTCTCGAATCTGGTCGACCACGACCTGCCGCTGCAGGCCGCCCTCGACCAGGCGCGGTGGCGCTACCGCGAGGACGGTTCGCTCGCGGTCGAATCCTCCTTCGACTCCCACACCGCCGCGAAACTCGCCAGACGGGACCACGATGTCGCGCTCCTCCCGAGTGACCTGTTCGGGGGCGCACAGATCGCCCGCAACCAGCAGGGAACCCTGTCGGCCGCCACCGAGCCCCGGAAGGACGGCAACGCGCAGGGGTACTGA
- a CDS encoding thiolase family protein has translation MHEAYIVDAVRTPFGKNGGSFRDTHPQDLAAAPLSALEARNDFTGSEHAEDVVYGCVGPVGEQGTNIGRIAPMVAGWGEGVPGVQLNRMCGSGQQAVNFAAGQIRGGMHDVLVAGGVEHMTRVPLGADSAAEGNTYADPDVVTDTYFEEFAELTTQGEGAERIADEWGLSRRELDEIAVDSQSRWQAAAERGKHDDHVVPVETTLDGESVVVDQDEHPRPGTDTETLGDLPLVFREAGEGVVHAGNASGIVDGAAATLVASGDACAEHGWEPMARIVDSHVVGVDPTTMLTGPIPATEELLEQNDLDVSDVDRFEVNEAFASVVAAWLAETGADWERTNVWGGAIAHGHPLGATGAALLGKLPYQLADCGGRYGVCTMCIGFGQGIATLVERV, from the coding sequence GTGCACGAAGCGTACATCGTCGACGCGGTTCGGACGCCGTTCGGGAAGAACGGCGGCTCGTTCCGCGACACCCACCCCCAGGACCTCGCCGCGGCGCCGCTCTCGGCGCTCGAAGCCCGAAACGACTTCACGGGGAGCGAGCACGCCGAGGACGTCGTCTACGGCTGCGTCGGCCCGGTCGGCGAGCAGGGGACGAACATCGGGCGCATTGCGCCGATGGTCGCCGGGTGGGGCGAGGGAGTCCCCGGCGTCCAACTCAACCGCATGTGCGGGTCCGGCCAGCAGGCAGTCAACTTCGCCGCGGGCCAGATACGCGGCGGGATGCACGACGTGCTCGTCGCTGGCGGCGTCGAGCACATGACTCGCGTTCCCCTGGGCGCGGACTCGGCCGCCGAGGGGAACACGTACGCCGACCCGGACGTCGTGACGGACACGTACTTCGAGGAGTTCGCGGAACTCACCACGCAGGGCGAGGGCGCCGAGCGAATCGCCGACGAGTGGGGGTTGTCACGGCGCGAACTCGACGAGATAGCGGTGGACTCCCAGTCTCGCTGGCAGGCGGCCGCCGAACGCGGCAAACACGACGACCACGTCGTCCCCGTGGAGACCACCCTCGACGGTGAGTCGGTCGTCGTCGACCAGGACGAACACCCGCGACCCGGCACGGACACGGAGACGCTCGGAGACCTGCCGCTCGTGTTCCGCGAGGCGGGCGAGGGCGTGGTGCACGCGGGCAACGCTTCGGGCATCGTCGACGGCGCGGCGGCGACGCTCGTCGCGTCCGGCGACGCCTGCGCGGAACACGGCTGGGAGCCGATGGCGCGCATCGTCGACTCCCACGTCGTCGGCGTCGACCCGACGACGATGCTCACCGGCCCGATTCCAGCGACCGAGGAACTGCTCGAGCAGAACGACCTCGACGTCTCCGACGTCGACCGCTTCGAGGTGAACGAGGCGTTCGCGTCCGTGGTTGCCGCGTGGCTCGCGGAAACCGGTGCGGACTGGGAGCGAACGAACGTCTGGGGCGGCGCCATCGCGCACGGTCATCCGCTCGGCGCGACGGGCGCGGCGCTCCTCGGGAAACTCCCCTACCAGTTGGCCGACTGCGGCGGCCGGTACGGTGTCTGTACGATGTGCATCGGCTTCGGGCAGGGCATCGCCACGCTCGTCGAGCGCGTCTGA
- a CDS encoding copper-translocating P-type ATPase: MAEDEDTTEDENGTDHRVGHGDHSSADNGHDHGTRNGHDRTADEGDEREERKTEEEPRVEQSMLESAAEDTNHEAGRHDRHPVHRDNDGHSGHGRHDDSSHGEHGGGNGEHGDGHGGMHEGHEQMFRRRFFVSTLLSIPVLLYSETLQGWLGFTVPAFPGSEWINPVFAVIVFAYGGVPFLQMARPELRDRSPGMMTLISMAITVAFVYSLASVVFPTQSAFFWELVTLIDIMLLGHWIEMRSVRRASSALDELAKLMPDTAERITDGGETEEVPVGELSEGDLVLVRPGASVPADGVVEEGDSDLDESMITGESRPVSKEPTDEVIGGTVNGDGSLRVRIGATGDETTLAGIMRLVEEAQESKSKTQVLADRAAGWLFYVAVGAAAVTAIAWTLAVSFDAEVIERVVTVLVIACPHALGLAIPLVVAINTSLAARNGMLVRDRIAMEEARNLDAIIFDKTGTLTEGEHGVVGTATVDGVNEDEALALAAAVESDSEHIIARAIREAAHERGIDAPDADGFEAMKGRGVRAMVDDDEIYVGGPNLLNHLDSDVPSALQTFAEEAGENARTVVYLVRDGQLIAAFAMADVIREESYRVVDALHELGIEVAMLTGDSQDVADAVADELGIDTVFAEVLPEDKDEKVQELQDQGKLVAMVGDGVNDAPALTRADVGIAIGSGTDVAVQSADVILVQNNPMDVVRLVKLSKASYRKMQENIVWAAGYNVFAIPLAAGVLAPIGILLSPAVGALLMSLSTVIVAVNAQFLRRVDLDLSGLPGASAPRSAQPAD; the protein is encoded by the coding sequence ATGGCCGAGGACGAGGACACCACTGAGGACGAGAACGGCACCGACCACCGCGTGGGCCACGGCGACCACAGCAGCGCCGACAACGGCCACGACCACGGGACCAGGAATGGTCACGACCGGACCGCCGACGAGGGGGACGAGCGCGAGGAGAGGAAAACAGAGGAAGAACCCCGAGTCGAGCAGTCGATGCTCGAATCAGCGGCCGAGGACACCAACCACGAGGCCGGTAGGCACGACCGGCACCCGGTGCATCGCGACAACGACGGGCACAGCGGCCACGGCAGACACGACGACAGTAGCCACGGAGAACACGGTGGCGGCAACGGAGAACACGGTGACGGTCACGGCGGAATGCACGAGGGCCACGAGCAGATGTTCCGCCGGCGCTTCTTCGTCTCGACGCTCCTCTCGATTCCGGTTCTCCTGTACAGCGAAACCCTTCAGGGGTGGCTCGGATTCACGGTGCCGGCGTTCCCGGGCAGCGAGTGGATAAACCCCGTCTTCGCGGTAATCGTCTTCGCCTACGGTGGCGTCCCATTCCTTCAGATGGCTCGGCCGGAACTACGGGATCGCTCGCCAGGGATGATGACACTCATCTCGATGGCGATCACGGTCGCGTTCGTCTACAGTCTGGCGAGCGTCGTCTTCCCCACACAGTCGGCGTTCTTCTGGGAATTGGTGACGTTGATCGACATCATGCTGTTGGGCCACTGGATCGAGATGCGCTCCGTGCGCCGAGCGTCGAGCGCGCTCGACGAACTGGCAAAGCTCATGCCCGACACGGCAGAGCGAATAACCGACGGTGGCGAGACCGAGGAAGTGCCGGTGGGCGAGTTGTCGGAGGGCGATCTCGTCCTCGTTCGGCCCGGCGCGAGCGTCCCGGCCGACGGCGTTGTCGAGGAAGGTGACTCCGACCTGGACGAGTCGATGATCACCGGCGAGTCCAGACCCGTCTCGAAGGAGCCTACCGACGAGGTCATCGGTGGCACTGTCAACGGCGACGGGAGTCTCCGTGTTCGAATCGGCGCCACTGGCGACGAGACGACGCTGGCGGGTATTATGCGCCTGGTCGAGGAGGCCCAAGAAAGCAAGTCGAAGACGCAGGTCCTCGCCGACCGCGCCGCAGGCTGGCTGTTCTACGTCGCCGTGGGGGCGGCAGCCGTGACCGCTATCGCGTGGACTCTCGCGGTCTCGTTCGATGCAGAGGTGATCGAGCGCGTCGTGACCGTTCTGGTTATAGCGTGCCCCCACGCACTCGGGCTCGCTATCCCGCTCGTCGTCGCGATCAACACGTCGCTCGCGGCCCGGAACGGCATGCTCGTTCGAGACCGGATTGCCATGGAGGAGGCACGGAATCTCGACGCGATCATCTTCGACAAGACCGGGACGCTCACCGAAGGCGAACACGGCGTGGTCGGCACGGCGACCGTCGACGGGGTCAACGAAGACGAGGCCCTGGCGCTGGCCGCCGCCGTCGAGAGCGATTCCGAGCACATTATAGCGCGGGCGATCCGCGAGGCCGCCCACGAGCGGGGAATCGACGCGCCCGATGCTGATGGCTTCGAGGCGATGAAGGGGCGGGGCGTCCGGGCGATGGTCGACGATGACGAGATATACGTCGGTGGCCCGAACCTCCTGAATCACCTCGACAGTGACGTTCCGTCTGCGCTCCAGACCTTCGCCGAAGAGGCCGGTGAGAACGCACGAACGGTCGTGTACCTCGTCCGCGACGGTCAACTGATAGCCGCTTTCGCCATGGCGGACGTGATCCGCGAGGAGAGCTACCGGGTCGTCGACGCGCTCCACGAACTCGGCATCGAAGTGGCGATGCTGACCGGCGATTCCCAGGACGTTGCCGACGCGGTGGCCGACGAACTGGGCATCGACACGGTCTTCGCCGAGGTGCTGCCCGAGGACAAGGACGAGAAGGTCCAGGAACTCCAGGACCAGGGGAAACTCGTCGCGATGGTCGGCGACGGCGTCAACGACGCGCCGGCGCTGACGCGGGCCGACGTTGGGATTGCCATCGGGAGCGGCACCGACGTCGCCGTCCAGTCGGCCGACGTGATTCTCGTCCAGAACAACCCGATGGACGTCGTGCGACTCGTGAAACTGAGCAAGGCGAGCTACCGGAAGATGCAGGAGAACATCGTGTGGGCGGCCGGGTACAACGTCTTCGCGATTCCGCTCGCCGCGGGCGTGCTCGCCCCCATCGGCATCCTGCTCTCGCCCGCGGTCGGCGCGCTCCTGATGTCGCTGTCGACGGTCATCGTCGCCGTCAACGCCCAGTTTCTCCGCCGGGTCGACCTCGACCTGTCCGGCCTCCCCGGCGCGTCCGCACCGCGGAGCGCACAGCCAGCGGACTGA